A single Crateriforma conspicua DNA region contains:
- a CDS encoding molybdopterin-dependent oxidoreductase yields MSQSMQTLSHDRRQLLKASALAAAGSLVTGGSLPVVQADQAVDDLPTGEGMSWNKAPCRFCGTGCHVQVGVEDGRVVAVAGDKAADVNKGLLCVKGYHVGGILYGKDRLTEPLLRQEDGSLKPIEWDEAIKIIAKRIFDSPETFAFYGSGQWTIPEGYAAQKFMKGGLSNNHIDPNARLCMASAVTGFLGTYGVDEPAGCYQDLDECDVLITWGNNPAEMHPVLFSRVTDRRSRGENVRIIDIGTRRTRTTDAANDYLEMDSHGDVPIALGIMHLLIENGTYDKSFVEKHCNFRAHPESGKTLFGEAISEDEFRKRIAEYTPERVSELSGLSVEQIRMLGDLFGDDDVKITSLWCMGMNQHTMGTAINTLVHGVHLLSGHFGKPGDSPTSLTGQPSACGTVREVGTLAHALPGGRIVANPEHRQQCEGFWNIPEGRINATPGYHTVKMFDQFTIPTDEGGDITTMFVQVTNPGQTLPNLNKLFNDKKNLADKFLIVSDVYPTPTTELADLILPAAMWVEKNGIYGNSERRTQQWFKMVDPPGDARDDTWMTIAIAHKLFEMGHEGMKDKDGEFIFAVKDESGEEVPIWEFDRYYDTNVDKHLFEEYRQFTTMKHKNLAPYDEYVKARGLRWPVVEQEDGSWRETKFRFSGFDDPFVAEGEEFDFYHSSTKDGRAQIWFHDYEPPPEMPDDEYPMWLCTGRVLEHWHTGSMTRRLAPLNRAMPTGYVEMNMEDAKAANIRQGEKVIVESRRGSCELPVWIDGRGRPPRGTIFVPFFDETKLINNVTLDEHCPISKQPDYKKCAARVKKLSEAES; encoded by the coding sequence ATGAGCCAATCCATGCAGACGTTAAGCCACGACCGTCGTCAACTGTTGAAAGCTTCCGCACTCGCCGCGGCCGGTTCTTTGGTGACCGGCGGATCGCTGCCGGTGGTTCAGGCTGACCAAGCCGTCGACGATTTGCCAACCGGCGAAGGCATGTCGTGGAACAAAGCACCGTGTCGCTTTTGCGGAACCGGTTGCCATGTGCAAGTCGGCGTGGAAGACGGCCGCGTCGTGGCGGTGGCTGGCGATAAAGCGGCCGATGTCAACAAAGGTCTTCTTTGCGTCAAAGGCTATCACGTCGGCGGCATCCTGTACGGCAAAGACCGCTTGACCGAGCCGCTGCTTCGCCAAGAAGATGGCAGCTTGAAACCGATCGAGTGGGACGAAGCGATCAAGATCATCGCCAAGCGGATCTTCGATTCGCCGGAGACTTTTGCGTTCTACGGCAGCGGCCAGTGGACGATTCCCGAAGGCTACGCCGCGCAAAAGTTCATGAAGGGCGGACTGAGCAACAATCACATCGACCCCAACGCTCGGTTGTGTATGGCGTCGGCGGTCACGGGATTCCTAGGAACGTACGGCGTCGATGAACCGGCCGGTTGTTATCAAGACCTCGATGAGTGCGACGTGCTTATCACGTGGGGTAACAACCCCGCCGAAATGCACCCGGTCCTGTTTTCACGCGTGACCGATCGCCGGTCGCGGGGTGAGAACGTTCGCATCATCGACATCGGAACCCGTCGGACCCGCACGACTGACGCGGCCAACGACTATCTGGAGATGGATTCCCACGGCGACGTTCCGATCGCGCTGGGGATTATGCACTTGCTGATCGAAAACGGCACCTATGACAAGTCGTTCGTCGAGAAGCATTGCAACTTCCGCGCTCACCCCGAATCCGGCAAGACACTGTTCGGCGAAGCGATCAGCGAAGATGAGTTTCGCAAACGCATCGCCGAGTACACGCCCGAGCGAGTTTCCGAATTGTCGGGTTTGTCGGTCGAACAAATCCGAATGCTCGGCGATCTGTTCGGCGACGATGACGTCAAGATCACCAGCCTGTGGTGCATGGGGATGAATCAGCACACGATGGGCACGGCGATCAACACCTTGGTTCACGGGGTGCATCTGCTGTCAGGCCACTTCGGCAAACCCGGCGATTCGCCGACCAGCTTAACGGGGCAACCATCGGCCTGCGGAACCGTTCGCGAAGTCGGAACGTTGGCTCATGCGTTGCCCGGCGGACGCATCGTCGCCAATCCCGAGCATCGTCAGCAATGCGAAGGGTTTTGGAACATTCCCGAAGGCCGCATCAACGCGACACCGGGTTATCACACGGTCAAAATGTTTGACCAATTCACGATACCAACCGACGAAGGTGGCGACATCACGACGATGTTCGTGCAAGTGACCAATCCCGGTCAGACGCTGCCCAACTTGAATAAGCTGTTCAACGACAAGAAAAACCTCGCTGACAAATTCTTGATCGTCAGTGATGTCTACCCGACGCCGACCACCGAGCTTGCCGATTTGATTCTGCCCGCCGCGATGTGGGTCGAAAAGAATGGGATATACGGCAACAGCGAACGCCGCACGCAGCAGTGGTTCAAGATGGTCGATCCGCCGGGCGATGCTCGTGATGACACTTGGATGACGATCGCGATCGCTCACAAGTTGTTCGAGATGGGTCACGAAGGCATGAAGGACAAAGACGGCGAATTTATCTTCGCCGTCAAAGACGAGTCCGGCGAAGAAGTCCCGATCTGGGAATTCGATCGCTACTACGACACCAACGTCGACAAGCATCTGTTCGAGGAATATCGCCAGTTCACGACGATGAAGCACAAGAACCTCGCACCGTACGATGAATACGTTAAAGCACGCGGACTGCGTTGGCCAGTCGTCGAGCAAGAAGACGGTTCATGGCGGGAGACGAAATTCAGGTTCTCCGGTTTTGACGATCCGTTTGTCGCCGAAGGAGAGGAGTTCGACTTCTATCACTCCTCGACCAAAGACGGTCGGGCACAAATCTGGTTCCATGACTATGAACCGCCGCCGGAAATGCCCGACGACGAATACCCGATGTGGCTTTGCACCGGACGCGTGCTGGAGCACTGGCACACAGGCAGCATGACGCGGCGATTGGCTCCACTGAATCGAGCGATGCCGACCGGCTACGTCGAAATGAACATGGAAGACGCCAAGGCCGCCAACATTCGCCAAGGCGAGAAGGTAATCGTCGAGTCACGCCGTGGCTCCTGCGAGTTGCCCGTTTGGATCGACGGTCGCGGCCGTCCGCCGCGTGGAACCATCTTCGTACCGTTCTTCGACGAAACAAAATTGATCAACAACGTCACGCTCGACGAGCACTGTCCGATTTCAAAACAGCCCGACTACAAGAAGTGCGCCGCGCGGGTGAAGAAGCTCAGCGAGGCCGAATCATGA
- a CDS encoding diheme cytochrome c precursor — protein sequence MLKRLAPIFFACVIAFAFIGYFVGISDGVPKPDGLDESALVAKFDQAEIESDPKLIPAVSYAEVSQTAMGPTATWSLKGQALPQPEYDLYTKIEPSEAEKEASSKLRSSRRAFNGAPPIIPHPVENTTDAACYACHGNGVKMAGLKASVMSHEFLGNCVQCHAPMPPAPFQDADTSVESSFVGLPAPKEGKRAYPGAPPTIPHSRWMRENCNACHGGPHGWAGMESTHPWRTNCTQCHAPSATLDQMPEAEMFSPDSVPMLPPLDVVAN from the coding sequence ATGTTAAAAAGACTTGCCCCGATCTTCTTCGCGTGCGTCATTGCGTTCGCGTTCATCGGTTACTTCGTGGGAATTAGTGATGGCGTTCCGAAGCCTGATGGGCTGGACGAATCCGCATTGGTCGCAAAGTTCGACCAAGCCGAAATTGAATCGGACCCCAAGTTGATCCCTGCGGTCTCCTACGCCGAGGTCTCGCAGACCGCGATGGGACCGACAGCGACGTGGAGTCTAAAAGGCCAAGCGTTGCCGCAACCGGAGTATGATCTCTACACCAAGATTGAACCGAGCGAAGCTGAAAAGGAAGCGTCCAGCAAACTGCGGTCGTCGCGTCGCGCCTTCAACGGTGCTCCACCGATCATCCCGCACCCGGTTGAGAACACGACCGATGCGGCTTGCTACGCATGTCATGGAAACGGCGTGAAGATGGCAGGCCTGAAAGCCAGCGTGATGTCGCACGAGTTCCTTGGCAACTGCGTTCAGTGCCACGCTCCGATGCCGCCGGCACCATTCCAAGATGCGGACACGTCCGTCGAATCAAGTTTCGTCGGCCTGCCGGCCCCCAAGGAAGGCAAACGAGCGTATCCCGGCGCACCGCCGACGATTCCGCACTCGCGGTGGATGCGAGAGAATTGCAACGCGTGTCACGGCGGCCCGCACGGATGGGCTGGCATGGAATCGACACACCCATGGCGAACCAACTGCACCCAGTGTCACGCCCCATCGGCAACCCTGGACCAAATGCCTGAGGCCGAAATGTTCAGCCCGGATTCGGTCCCAATGTTGCCGCCGTTGGACGTGGTCGCCAATTAG
- a CDS encoding 4Fe-4S dicluster domain-containing protein: MTRLPKPQTEEPPAESPRSIGGINIDPVPATDLGKKSVARSLPVHRPPGAIDEFQFLIGCTRCGDCITACPYDAIFKAPDRLGNIASTPIIQADTSACMMCEDFPCIASCKPGVLVESIPPVMGTARVTEHLCLAHHNTTCTVCGERCPVEGAITVADGKPTINEDTCTGCGVCRYVCPAPENAILLMPAFSRPGRPHV, from the coding sequence GTGACCCGGCTGCCCAAGCCACAAACGGAAGAACCACCAGCAGAATCCCCCCGCAGCATCGGCGGCATCAATATCGACCCGGTGCCCGCGACCGACCTTGGGAAGAAGTCCGTCGCGCGTTCGTTGCCCGTGCATCGTCCGCCCGGTGCGATCGACGAATTTCAGTTCTTAATCGGTTGCACCCGATGTGGCGACTGCATCACGGCATGTCCCTACGACGCCATTTTCAAAGCCCCCGATCGACTCGGCAATATCGCCAGCACGCCGATCATCCAAGCAGACACATCCGCATGCATGATGTGCGAAGACTTCCCGTGCATCGCCTCTTGCAAACCCGGCGTGCTGGTCGAGTCGATCCCACCAGTCATGGGAACCGCCCGCGTCACCGAGCACTTGTGTTTAGCTCATCACAACACCACCTGCACCGTGTGCGGCGAACGTTGTCCCGTCGAAGGGGCGATCACCGTCGCCGACGGAAAGCCGACCATCAATGAGGACACCTGCACCGGCTGCGGAGTCTGCCGCTACGTCTGCCCCGCACCCGAAAACGCGATTCTTCTCATGCCCGCCTTCTCCCGTCCCGGAAGACCTCACGTATGA
- the hmpA gene encoding NO-inducible flavohemoprotein encodes MLSEKTIRIVKEITPLVAANAETITRRFYERMFEANPEVKAFFNQAHQHTGGQQKALAGAICAYFTHIDNPAVLMPAVELIAQKHVSLGIKAEHYPIVGENLLGAIGDVMGDAATPEIVEAVGEAYGFLADIFIGREGAIYEEQASAPGGWNGTRTFVVAKKVPESDIVTSFYLKPEDEGPLPSFKPGQYITVHIDHPHTPTSPRNYSLSDCASQPHYRISVKREERLAADAPDGLISNHLHDAIEEGHKIQLGPPCGEFTVDPNEVAKPVVLIAGGIGVTPLLSMAKSIIHANPDAQVYFIQAARNSNVQAFADELGNLSQAGSNVRTKVIYDAPLPGDVEDGKCDGTGFVTTDLLRDWTPYSEADFYFCGPKPFMQSMHACLQELGVDEHRTRYEFFGPKEELVNA; translated from the coding sequence ATGCTGAGCGAAAAAACAATCCGGATTGTCAAAGAGATCACGCCGCTGGTTGCTGCCAACGCCGAAACCATCACGCGTCGCTTTTACGAACGAATGTTCGAGGCGAATCCGGAAGTGAAGGCGTTTTTTAACCAGGCCCACCAGCACACCGGTGGTCAACAAAAAGCACTCGCTGGTGCGATCTGTGCCTACTTCACTCACATCGACAATCCCGCCGTGCTGATGCCGGCGGTCGAGTTGATCGCACAGAAGCACGTGTCATTGGGTATCAAGGCCGAGCACTATCCGATCGTTGGTGAAAACCTGCTCGGTGCGATCGGCGACGTGATGGGTGACGCCGCCACGCCCGAGATCGTCGAAGCGGTCGGCGAAGCGTATGGATTCCTCGCCGACATCTTCATCGGTCGCGAAGGTGCGATCTACGAAGAACAAGCGTCAGCACCAGGCGGATGGAACGGAACGCGAACCTTTGTTGTCGCCAAGAAGGTTCCTGAAAGCGACATCGTCACATCGTTCTATCTCAAGCCCGAAGACGAAGGACCGCTGCCATCTTTCAAACCTGGCCAGTACATCACGGTCCACATCGACCACCCGCACACTCCAACGTCACCACGTAACTACAGCCTGTCGGACTGTGCCAGCCAACCTCACTACCGCATCAGCGTCAAACGCGAAGAACGACTCGCCGCTGACGCGCCAGACGGCTTGATCAGCAACCACTTACACGACGCAATCGAAGAAGGCCATAAGATCCAACTCGGCCCACCATGTGGCGAGTTCACTGTTGATCCCAATGAGGTTGCCAAACCGGTCGTGTTGATCGCCGGTGGCATCGGGGTTACGCCGCTGTTGTCGATGGCCAAGTCGATCATTCACGCCAATCCCGATGCGCAGGTTTACTTCATTCAAGCCGCTCGCAACAGCAACGTGCAAGCGTTCGCTGACGAACTCGGCAACTTGTCACAAGCCGGATCGAACGTTCGCACCAAAGTCATTTACGACGCACCGCTTCCGGGCGATGTCGAAGACGGCAAGTGCGACGGCACTGGATTCGTCACGACGGACTTGTTGCGCGATTGGACGCCGTATTCCGAAGCGGACTTCTACTTTTGCGGTCCCAAACCGTTCATGCAAAGCATGCACGCTTGTTTGCAAGAACTGGGCGTGGACGAACATCGCACACGCTACGAATTCTTTGGTCCGAAGGAAGAATTGGTCAATGCGTAG
- a CDS encoding nitric-oxide reductase large subunit, producing MKRLWMAFAAVMIVSFLILGWIGTRIYQEKPPIPEKYVTTDGVTLIDSGEVGEGQNVWQSLGGMQVGSIWGHGSYVAPDWTADWLHRESMFILDQWANKEFGEPFDSLSGEHQATLTGRLTDLMRTNTYDESTAVVTIDPIRAAAFDAGVDHYRTVFIDGNADYAIPAGSISSEERLRKFSAFVFWTSWAAATDRPNDIASYTNNWPHEPLVGNRPTGDNVMWTGVSVIMLLGGIAAMAWWYAARREEEEKPEGIAASDPLARWQATPSQKATMKYFWVVAALIFAQMTLGIITAHYGVEGEGFYGFPLAEYLPYSVSRTWHVQIGLFWIATAWLAAGLFIGPLVSNHEPKFQRLGVNVLFAALLLVVVGSLTGEWLSVKNYMSDTVSFYLGHQGYEYVELGRVWQIALMTGLLLWLVLMLRVLWPALTRKQEETTSEANSQRHLVTLLAVATGAIALFYGAGLTWGQHGHLSMVEYWRWWVVHLWVEGFFEVFATTVIAFVFMRLGLVRPGLAAAAALLSATIFLAGGIIGTCHHLYFSGTPTVALAWGSVFSALEVVPLVLLGFDATDDLRRSKASPWVQRYKWPIYFFVAVAFWNMIGAGLFGFMINPPIALYYMQGLNTTPLHGHAALFGVYGMLGIGLMLMCMRVLLPGRPWKDGALKLGFWGMNVGLMAMCVLSLLPVGLLQTKASVEHGYWFARSSEFMQTELMQTLRWMRVPGDTIFFLGAVALVWFIFGLWTGHSFSKEPDGFDPPENEATDFDRTDTEQPEEDREAVLA from the coding sequence ATGAAACGTCTGTGGATGGCCTTTGCGGCCGTGATGATCGTCTCGTTCCTCATCCTTGGCTGGATTGGGACTCGCATCTATCAAGAGAAACCACCGATCCCTGAAAAGTATGTCACGACTGATGGCGTGACGCTGATCGACAGTGGCGAAGTCGGCGAGGGCCAAAACGTTTGGCAATCGCTGGGCGGTATGCAAGTCGGTTCGATCTGGGGACACGGGAGCTACGTCGCACCGGACTGGACCGCCGATTGGTTGCACCGCGAGTCGATGTTCATTCTTGATCAGTGGGCCAACAAGGAATTTGGCGAGCCATTCGATTCGCTCTCCGGTGAACACCAAGCGACGTTAACTGGTCGGCTAACGGACTTGATGCGTACCAACACGTACGATGAATCGACTGCCGTGGTCACAATTGATCCGATTCGCGCCGCCGCATTTGACGCAGGCGTCGATCATTACCGAACGGTGTTCATCGACGGCAACGCGGACTACGCCATTCCGGCCGGCTCAATCAGTAGCGAAGAGCGATTGCGAAAGTTCTCGGCGTTCGTATTCTGGACATCGTGGGCGGCGGCGACCGATCGCCCCAATGACATCGCCAGCTACACGAACAACTGGCCTCACGAACCACTGGTCGGAAACCGCCCCACCGGTGACAACGTGATGTGGACCGGCGTCAGTGTCATCATGCTGCTAGGCGGGATCGCTGCGATGGCGTGGTGGTACGCGGCTCGTCGCGAAGAAGAGGAAAAACCCGAAGGCATCGCGGCCAGCGATCCGTTGGCGCGGTGGCAAGCGACGCCCTCGCAGAAAGCCACGATGAAGTACTTCTGGGTTGTGGCCGCGTTGATCTTCGCGCAGATGACGCTCGGGATCATCACCGCCCACTACGGCGTCGAAGGTGAAGGATTCTACGGATTTCCGCTGGCCGAGTACTTGCCTTACAGTGTTTCGCGAACCTGGCACGTGCAAATCGGGTTGTTCTGGATCGCGACCGCTTGGCTGGCAGCGGGGTTGTTCATCGGCCCGCTGGTCAGTAACCACGAACCAAAGTTCCAGCGTTTAGGCGTCAATGTTCTGTTCGCTGCTTTGTTGCTGGTCGTCGTCGGTTCGCTGACCGGCGAATGGTTGAGCGTCAAGAACTACATGAGCGACACGGTCTCGTTCTACCTTGGTCACCAAGGTTACGAGTACGTCGAACTGGGGCGGGTTTGGCAAATCGCCTTAATGACGGGACTGCTGTTGTGGCTAGTGCTGATGCTGCGAGTGCTTTGGCCGGCACTGACAAGAAAGCAAGAGGAGACGACCAGCGAAGCCAACTCGCAACGCCATTTGGTGACGCTGCTCGCCGTGGCAACGGGAGCGATCGCGTTGTTCTACGGAGCTGGTTTGACATGGGGCCAGCATGGTCACTTGTCGATGGTCGAGTATTGGCGATGGTGGGTGGTCCACCTGTGGGTCGAAGGTTTCTTTGAAGTGTTCGCGACCACTGTGATCGCATTCGTCTTCATGCGACTCGGATTGGTGCGTCCCGGATTGGCTGCCGCTGCGGCACTGCTATCGGCGACCATCTTTCTGGCTGGCGGAATCATCGGAACGTGCCACCACCTGTATTTCTCCGGCACGCCCACGGTGGCGCTCGCGTGGGGATCGGTATTCAGTGCACTGGAAGTCGTGCCGCTCGTGTTGCTCGGATTCGACGCGACCGACGATCTCAGGCGAAGCAAAGCGTCGCCGTGGGTACAGCGTTACAAGTGGCCGATCTACTTTTTTGTCGCCGTCGCGTTTTGGAACATGATCGGAGCCGGCTTGTTCGGATTCATGATCAACCCGCCGATCGCACTGTATTATATGCAAGGGCTCAACACGACACCGTTGCACGGACACGCGGCATTGTTCGGAGTGTACGGCATGTTGGGTATCGGACTGATGCTGATGTGCATGCGAGTGCTGCTGCCCGGACGGCCGTGGAAAGACGGAGCGCTCAAGCTCGGGTTCTGGGGCATGAATGTCGGGCTGATGGCCATGTGTGTCCTAAGCCTGTTGCCGGTTGGTCTGCTGCAAACCAAAGCGTCGGTCGAACACGGGTATTGGTTTGCTCGCAGCAGTGAATTCATGCAAACAGAGCTGATGCAAACGCTCAGGTGGATGCGAGTTCCCGGCGACACAATCTTCTTCCTTGGTGCCGTCGCGCTCGTCTGGTTCATCTTCGGACTTTGGACCGGACACTCGTTCTCGAAGGAACCCGATGGCTTTGACCCGCCGGAGAACGAAGCAACCGACTTCGACCGCACAGACACCGAACAGCCTGAAGAGGATCGCGAAGCTGTCCTTGCCTAA
- the ric gene encoding iron-sulfur cluster repair di-iron protein: MLTLDPEQSVGDFVRQKPTRARVFESLKIDYCCGGKVSLNRACEKRGIEVDEVLLAITQNDAQADIDTLVDVDAMGLTELADHIETTHHAYLREELPRLDFMTEKVSRVHGDKDRRLFKMREAFVALKAELEPHMMKEEKILFPIVRQLEASAERQENHCGSVANPIRQMEHEHDQAGNALTVLNESTDGYTPPEWACNTYRAMLDSLAQLERDMHQHIHKENNVLFPKAIGLEQGKG, translated from the coding sequence ATGCTCACCCTCGACCCTGAACAATCCGTCGGAGACTTCGTTCGCCAGAAACCCACTCGCGCTCGTGTCTTTGAGTCGCTCAAGATCGACTACTGCTGCGGCGGCAAAGTGTCGCTGAACCGTGCTTGCGAAAAACGCGGCATCGAAGTCGATGAAGTGCTGCTGGCGATCACTCAAAACGACGCTCAAGCCGACATCGACACGCTTGTGGACGTCGATGCGATGGGATTGACCGAGCTGGCCGATCATATCGAAACGACTCACCACGCCTATCTGCGTGAAGAGTTGCCTCGGCTCGATTTCATGACCGAGAAGGTTTCGCGAGTCCACGGCGACAAGGACCGGCGGCTGTTCAAGATGCGTGAGGCATTCGTCGCCCTGAAAGCCGAACTCGAGCCGCACATGATGAAAGAGGAGAAGATCCTTTTTCCGATCGTGCGCCAATTGGAAGCGTCGGCCGAGCGGCAAGAGAACCACTGTGGCAGCGTCGCCAACCCGATCCGTCAGATGGAACATGAGCATGACCAAGCCGGCAACGCACTGACTGTATTGAATGAGTCCACCGACGGTTACACGCCGCCCGAATGGGCGTGCAACACGTACCGTGCGATGCTCGATTCACTGGCGCAACTCGAACGCGACATGCATCAACACATCCACAAAGAGAACAACGTATTGTTTCCCAAAGCGATTGGGCTCGAACAAGGCAAAGGTTGA